Genomic DNA from Solanum pennellii chromosome 3, SPENNV200:
GATGGGACGAGCACTGTAGAGCCTTCGTGCAATAGAGAGCAACCGCATTATTTTTCTCAGTTTACAGTGGAGAAAGAAATCTCCATGCTCCAATGGCTCAAACAAGCCTTCGTTAGCTCAAGTCTACATAAACCACTGGACTTTACAAATTGGATGCGACTGTTTTCAGCCCAAAACCAATTTGATTAGGCCCATgaaaaataggagaaaaaaaatgtaaagaaaagcCTTGGCATGTGAATACGCTTCAATGCAGTCCagtatttgttttttttggacTCTAATAATGCAGAGATCAAACTTgtattcatcttaattattttagaaaaaattacttaaatacacTCCTTTAATTACCTTTATAACCACTTATCCCTATTTATTataagaatttcaaaaattccTTATTTCccccaattaaaaaaatatgaaaggtACATATAGATTTCTCACCCCTTTTTTaccatattaaattttattcctTAAATATTTCTCCACGAATAAAATTTTCTCTCACCACACGTCTTAGGAGAGAATTTACTCTCAATTTGAATTCCAGTAAAATTTTGCAGccatattaatttgattttctgtAGGAATCTCTATCAAGTATTTTATGAGCTATTTTTTATTAGCATATATATACTACTATATAACGttacatattcatatcatttatttaaCCATTAggtcatatttttaaaaatattattcttattcaATTGAGTAACGAAGATTTTCGAAAAAAGAATCATATTAAGAGTGGaaggtaaaattttaaatagaaaTTGAAGGTACCCAATTAGTGTTGCACAAAATTATACTAGTCCACTTGACAATAATAAAATGAAGCGTTGTTTGCACCACGAGCAAGTGAACACGTGCCGTGAGTGAAGGGGGTGCACGATAAGCCCACTCAGCTGCTCTGCTCAAGACTCAAAATGAATAGAAGCCTCTTTCTTTGCTTTTGTTGGTAAATATCAAAATCGATAGGGTTTAAGGGTTTTAGGGAGAAAGGGAAACAAATGGAGAAGAATATGGCAAGTGAAGCGAAGAAGATGAATGGAGCAGGAGGAGGAGGGTTTAGGGCCAAATTGGAGCATGTATTATATAGCGGTGAGAAGAAGCACGTATTCGGTGGCATCGCCGTCATTGGCGTCCTCTTCGGTGTTCCCTGGTACTTCATGACCCGAGGTTCGTCATTCTAATTACCCTTTTATTGCAATTAACTGTTATTGAATTCAATTACTCTCTCGATCTCAAATTGATTGGACTAAATGTATGAATCCTTCATATCTAATTGTCCCCATATTCAATAACAAGTTGTGCAATTTTTCTCCTACCCAGATTGCTTCCATTTGTATCCGAGTTCCTTTTATTTGATGTAAGAGGTTGAATACCATGATTGCCTCGGATCCATATTCTTTTGTAACTTTGCTGTTCGGGCCAGCTT
This window encodes:
- the LOC107015336 gene encoding uncharacterized protein LOC107015336, encoding MEKNMASEAKKMNGAGGGGFRAKLEHVLYSGEKKHVFGGIAVIGVLFGVPWYFMTRGSKQQSHQDYLEKADKARNARLSAGSSSTK